In the genome of Vicinamibacteria bacterium, the window CCCGCTCGAAGCCCAGGCCTGCGGTCGTCCGGTGGTCGCGCTGGGAGAGGGCGGCGCGCTCGAGACCGTCATCGATGGCGAGACCGGCGTTCTCTTCAGCGAGAAGACCGGCAAGGCTGTAAGTGACGCCATTGACAAGGTTTCTTCGCTAAGGTTAAATTCTTCGGTCCTCCGGGACTGGGCATTGGGCTTCTCACTGGAACGGTTCAAGAGTCGGATGAGAACCTTCGTCCGGGAACGCACGGGTGCGCCAATGAAGGAAACGACCGATGGTTAAGCAGCAGAGCCGCCTCTGGACGTGGCTCTACGTGGTCGCGGATCTCGTCGCCACCTACTCCGCGTTTGCTCTGGCTTACTTCACCCGATTCCACGCGGATCTGTTCACCGTTTCCAAGGGAGTCAATCCTTTCACCCAATATCTTCTACTCGTTCCCGCGGTCACCCTGATCTGGCCTGCGCTGTTCTACGTGCACGGCCTGTACAGTCTCAAGCGCCTCCGCTCCCGCACCGACGAGATCTTCTCGATTATCTGGGCGGTAACCATTGGCACCGCCATCACGCTCTTCATCGCTCTCTACGCGCGCGTCTACTACCTGTACGGTCCGCCGGAGGTGTCCGGACGTTACGAGTACTCCCAGCTCGTTCTTGGGCTGTTCGTCGTGTTCGACATCGCCCTGCTCGTCGCCGTCCGTACGTTGATTCGTCGCCGGCGCGAAGCCCGCTGGCGACGAGGAGTCGGGCTGCGCAACATCCTGATCGCGGGAGCCGGTCGGCTAGGTCGCACGGTTGCCGACAAGCTCATCGATCACCAGGAGCTGGGCTTTCGCGTCGTTGGTTTTCTCGACGATCGCTTCCGCGGGGAGTTTACCGGCCATCGCGGGGTACCCGTTCTCGGAGGCTTCGACGACATCGGCACGGTGGTCGAAAGAACCACCGTCGACTCACTGTATATCGCGCTTCCGCTACAGGCCCACGACACGATTCGCGATCTCGTCGGCTTCGCGAAACGTGAGGCGCTCGACGTCAAAGTCGCCTGGGACTATCTGACCGACGTGACGACCAGGGCTGGCGTCGAAGACCTCGACGGCATGCCGATCATCAACCTCTCGGAGCCACCCATCCGGGGTTGGCACTGGTTCGCCAAACGAGCCATGGATGTCGCCGTCTCCTCTGCGGCGCTGGCTCTGCTCGCGGTACCGTTCGCCGTGATCTCGTTGCTGATCAAACTGACCTCGAAGGGGCCGGTGCTGTACAAGCAAGAACGCATGGGTCTGGACGGCAAGCCCTTCACCATCGTCAAGTTTCGCTCCATGTACCATGACGCCGAAAAAGAAAGTGGCCCGGTCTGGGCAACATCGAACGATCCGAGAAGAACTCCAATCGGGCGCGTGCTCCGTCGATTCAGCCTCGACGAGCTGCCCCAATTCGTGAACGTGCTCAAAGGTGAGATGTCGCTCGTTGGACCTCGGCCAGAGCGTCCGAGCTTCGTGAAAGAGTTCAAGGAACGTATTCCCCAGTACATGCTGCGCCACAAGGTCAAGTCGGGCATGACGGGCTGGGCCCAGATTAACGGCTGGAGAGGAGACACCTCGTTGGAAAAGCGCATCGAGCACGACCTCTACTACATCCAGAACTGGTCGCTCGGCCTCGACCTGAAGATTCTCTGGCGCACCTGGCGCGCCGTCTTGCAGAAGCACGCCTATTGATCCCGCTAGACCTATGACGAGAACGCTCATTACCGGCGCGGCCGGCTTCATCGGTTCCCACCTGGTGGACTATCTGCTCACCCAGGGGCACGAGGTCATCGGTATGGACAATTTCATCACCGGGGACCGAGCCAACCTGGCTCATGTGACCCATCCGAAGTTCACCCTCATCGAGCATGACGTGACTCAGGAGATCCGGGTGGAAGGGCCGCTCGATAACATTCTCCATTTCGCCAGTCCCGCAAGCCCAATCGACTATCTCGAGCTCCCCATCCAGACGCTCAAAGTGGGATCGATCGGAACTCACAAATCCCTCGGGCTCGCCAAAGCAAAAAACGCCACCTATCTGCTCGCATCCACCTCCGAGGTATACGGCGATCCGCTGATTCATCCGCAAACCGAAGATTACTGGGGCAACGTGAACCCCATCGGGCCAAGAGGTGTCTACGACGAGGCCAAGCGCTTCGCCGAAGCGATGTCCATCGCCTATCATCGATACCATGGGGTCGACGTTAAAATCGCCAGGATCTTCAACACCTACGGACCACGCATGCGGGTGCGCGACGGCCGGGCGATCCCCGCCTTCATCAGTCAGGCTCTCGCCGGCGAGCCGCTGACCGTTTTCGGTGAGGGAAAACAAACGCGAAGCTTCTGCTACGTGAGCGATCTCGTCGAAGGTCTCATTGCTCTTCTTCGCTCCAGCTACAACGAGCCCGTCAACCTCGGCAACCCTTCGGAGATGACGATTCTCGAGTTGGCCCAGAAGATCAAGGAAAAAACCGCTTCGATGAGTAACATCGTCTACCGGCCTTTGCCGGTGGATGATCCGAAAGTGCGCCAGCCTGACATTTCACTCGCGAGAAGACTGCTGGGCTGGAATCCGCGCGTTCGACTCGACGATGGGCTGGCGGAGACGATCGACTATTTCCGAAAGAAGCTCCCCGCTTAGAATCGCCCTCCGGCCAAACGTGCTACCATCGCGCCTCATGTTGCGGGCGCTCTGGCCCCTCGCTTTGCTTCGACTGGCCCATCCGCTCGCTGCCACGGAAGCTCAAACGCTCTCGATCGCCACGGGGAATCCGAGTGGACTCTACTATCCGCTCGGCGGGGGGCTCGCTTCCGTCTGGTCCAAGCACGTTCCCGGAGTCAACATCAAGGCCGAGGTGACCGCGGGCTCGGTCACGAACCTGATTCAAGTTGCCAAGCTCGAGAGCGACATCGGTCTGGCGCAGGGCGACTCCGTCGCCGACGCCGTTCGTGGAGCAAACGCTTTCCCCAAGCCTCTGCCCCTTGCGGTCCTGGCGAAGATGTATCCCAACGTCGTGCATCTCGTAACCGTCGAGGGCTCTGGCGTCGATTCGGTCTCCGACCTCCTCGGGAAGAAGGTCTCCGTCGGCCCGCCCGGCTCGGGGAACGCCGTCACGGCGTGGAACATCCTCGACGCTGTGGGTATAGGCGAGGACGAGTTCGTCGTCAGGCAGCTCAATTATGCCGAGACGGCCAACGGGTTGAAAGACGGCGTCATCGATGCCGGGTTCATCGCCGGAGGAGTCGGGATCGCCGCCATCGTCGAGCTCGCGGCCGCTCGTGATATCGCCCTCGTGCCTTTCACCGACGAAGAGATGGCAACGATCTCCGCGAGGATTCCCGCCTACTCGTCATTCTCCGTTCCGCGCGGCGTCTATCGGGGCGTGAACGAGCCGGTTCAGACACCCACGTTGTGGAACTTCCTCGTCGTCCACCAGTCCATGGACGAGGAGACGGCATATCGTCTCGTAAGAGCAATCTTCGATCATCGAAGCGTGCTCGAGTCCATCTCGCAAGTTGCCCGGTTCATCGTCCCGGAAACCGCGGCCGACGTCGGTGATCTACCGCTCCATCCAGGCGCGAGACGCTACTATGACGAGGTACTCCACGATCGCGTCCGCGGCCGCTGAGAACCGATCCGCGAGCCCGTTCGCTGGGGTCACTGGAAAGCTCATCTTTCTCGGCGCGGCAGCCCTTTCCGTCTTCCAGCTCTGGCAGAGCGTTACCGGATCCATGGCGGCAACGGTCCTGCGCCCGGTTCACCTCGCGTGGGTGATGGTCCTCATTTTCCTCTCTCGCCCGCGAGGGCGGACGACAGCGGAACGCGTGATCGACGTCACGCTTTGTCTCGCCTCTCTCTACTGCGGCTACGTCATCGCCGCTTTCGACTACCGGGGCATCGACCACATTCTGTACGGCCTCAGCGGCCACGATTTCGCCGTAGGCGCGACGTTCATGCTACTTCTCTTCGAGGCGACACGCCGAACCGTCGGCTGGGCCATGGTCGCGATCGCAGGCCTGTTCGTCCTGTACAACGCCTTCGGCAATCTTCTCCCCGACGTCATCGCCAATCGGGGCTTCACGTTCGAGCGCATCGTCCGGTTCGAGGTATTCACCGGCGCCGGCCTCTTCGGCACCCCGCTGGGAATCGCCATCAGCACGGTGTTCGTATTCGTCGTGTTCGGAGCCTTTCTGGAGGTTACTGGCGCCGGTCGATTCTTCATCGACCTCGCTTTCGCCGCCGCGGGTCGCTACCGGGGTGGCCCGGCCAAAGCGAGCGTTCTGGCGTCCGCCGCGATGGGCTCCATTTCCGGCTCCGCGATCGCGAACACGGTGACCACGGGCTCGCTCACGATTCCCATGATGAAGAAGCTCGGGTATCGCGCCGACCAGGCGGCGGGCATCGAGGCCGCTGCCTCCACCGGCGGTCAGATCATGCCGCCCATCATGGGTGCGGGAGCCTTCATCATGGCGGAGTTCACCGGAACACCCTACGACGATATCGTCGTCGTCTCGATCGCACCCGCCTTGCTCTATTTCGTGTGTACGCTGGGTTTCGTACATTTGATCGCCGTCAAACGAAATCTGAGCCCGATGTCCGATCTTCCCTCACTGAGAGCAACACTTCGCGACGGCTTTCATTTTCTCCTTCCGCTGGGTCTCGTGACCACCTTGCTATTGATGAACTACTCGCCTCCCCTCGTGGGGACGGTCGGGTGTATTGCGGTCATCACCACCGGGGCACTACACCCGCGCACGCGAATCGACTGGCGGGTCTTGCTCGAGGCCCTTGCTCGGGGCGCCCTCCTGGCTCTACCGATCTCGACGGCCTGTGCGACCGCAGGCATCGTGGTGGGAGTCATTGGACAGACGGGCCTGGGTTTGCAGTTCACCGAGTCGGTCGTGGAGCTCGCTTCGGGAGAGCTCTGGCTTGCCCTTTTGCTCGTCGCCAGCGCCGCGCTCGTTCTCGGGATGGGTCTCCCGGTGACGGCTGCCTACATCGTGATCTCGGTTATGGCCGCCCCCGCCCTCGGAGACATGGGACTTCCCCTGCTGGTGGCGCATATGATCGTGTTCTGGCTCTCCCAGACCTCGAACGTGACTCCCCCCATCGCCCTCGCCGCTTTTGCCGGGGCGGGAATCGCCGGGGCGCCGCCCCTCAGTGCCGCGGTCGAAGCCATGAAGCTTGCCGCTGGCTTCTTCATCATCCCGGTGATGATGGCCTATTCGTCTCTGCTGTTCCTTGACGGCGTCTCCTTGTTGGAGGGCGTTGCTTCGATCGGCCTGACTCTCGCTCTCATCGGCTGCGTTACGGTCATGGTCGAAGGATATGCTCTGGCTCGGCTACGGACGCTCGAAAGACTCGGGTTCATGCTGGCGGCGTCGATGATCGTGTACCCGGCAACGATCTCACGTCTGGCGGGGATCGGCCTGGCGCTCGGGACACTCGCGGTGCACTGGACCCGCCTGCGCGCTCATCCGCCCGCGAGGGCTCGGTCGATTTTGGCCGACGACGAGTGATCCGGGTTCGAGAGCCATCACGACTGGCAGAGGGCCTCGATCTCGGCAATCTCCTTCGGAGCGTCTTTAGTGAGCACACGCGAACCCGTACGGGTGACGAGGACATCGTCTTCGATCCGAACTCCGATGCCCCGATAGGCGCGAGGAACGGAACGATCGCGCGCGGCGAAATAGAGACCCGGTTCGATGGTGAGCACCATTCCCGGCTTCAACACCCGCGGCTTGCCGTTCACGTCTTGATAGCCCCCGACGTCGTGAACATCCATACCGAGCCAGTGACTGGTCCCGTGCATGAACCATCGACGGTAGCGTTGCTTTTCGATCAGCGACTTGCGGTTGCCTCGCAGTACCCCCAGCCCGACGAGTCCTCTCACGATCTCGTTGATCGCCGCGCGGTGGGGAGCGTCCCAGGGTCGGCCGGGACGAACCGCGCGAATGGCCGCCTTCTGCGCTCTCAGCACGATGCGATAAACGGCTGCCTGCCCGTCGCTGAACCGGCCGGAGACCGGAAAGGTTCGCGTGATATCGGCGGTGTACAGATTCGCTTCGGCACCGGCGTCCACCAGCACCAGATCGCCTGCCCGCATTCGCCGATCATTCGAGACGTAGTGAAGCGTGCAGGCGTTGGCACCGCTCGCGATGATGGACTCGTAACCATTTCTGGGTGAGCCGCGTCTTCGGAACTCCGCCTCGATCTCCGCCTGAAGCTCGTATTCCATCATTCCGGGCCTCGCCGCACGCATCGCACGACGGTGTCCGGCGGCTGCGATTTCCGCGGCCCTCTGCAAAAGGGCGATCTCCTGGGCATCCTTGAGGAGGCGCTCGACCGCGATCACCGGACGCGGGTCCTCGATGGCCGGGTGAGCCGCAGGATTCCCCCGAAAACGAGCCACGGCGTTACGCTCGAAGACTCGGAAGAGCGAGCGATCCATCGTCTCGTCCGAGCCCAGCGTGTAGAACAACCGCTCCTCTTCCAGAAGCATCTCTTCGAGCCGTTCGTACAACGCTTCGATGGGGTGAGCCTCATCGACGCCGAGACGCGCCACGGCCCGACGCGGCCCGAGCCTCGGACCGTCCCAAGCCTCGCGGCTGGGATCGCGGGGGCGCAAGAACAACGTCGCCCGGTGGTCCCGGCCGTCGATGCGACGGGCGACGAGCACGGCTTCCGGCTCCCCGAAGCCCGTCAGATAGTAGAACGTGCTGTCGGGTCGATAGGCATGGTAGACGTCACCGTTGCGAAGACGCAGAGGCGCCGTCGGGAGGACGAGAAGACCGTCGCCCAGCCGGTTCAATATCTTTTGACGGCGACGCCGATAGACTTGCGTCAAATGACGTTGTACTCCGCGACCGCTCGCGATCCGAACCTGTCCAGAGAGTAGGCGGAAAGGTCTACAGAACGGGCCAACCCTTCGGTAACCAGCTCCGCCACGGCGATCCCAACGGCGGGAGCGTGCTGCATCCCGTGCCCCGAGAAGCCGTTGGCGCAGACGAAATTCTCGATTCCGGGTGCATGCCCTATGACGGCGTTGTGATCCGGCGACACCTCGTAGAGCCCTGCCACTCCACGGGAGATTTCCGCCTCCTCGAGTCTCGGCACGCGGTGCACCGCGTGCTCGCTCACCCGAGCGAGGAAGTCCCAATCCACGTGCTGATTGAAACCCGGGGGTTCGCTCGGGTCGGACTCGCCGACGAGCATCCCGCCGCTCTCCTTGTGCATGTAGACTCCCGACCCC includes:
- a CDS encoding undecaprenyl-phosphate glucose phosphotransferase, producing MVKQQSRLWTWLYVVADLVATYSAFALAYFTRFHADLFTVSKGVNPFTQYLLLVPAVTLIWPALFYVHGLYSLKRLRSRTDEIFSIIWAVTIGTAITLFIALYARVYYLYGPPEVSGRYEYSQLVLGLFVVFDIALLVAVRTLIRRRREARWRRGVGLRNILIAGAGRLGRTVADKLIDHQELGFRVVGFLDDRFRGEFTGHRGVPVLGGFDDIGTVVERTTVDSLYIALPLQAHDTIRDLVGFAKREALDVKVAWDYLTDVTTRAGVEDLDGMPIINLSEPPIRGWHWFAKRAMDVAVSSAALALLAVPFAVISLLIKLTSKGPVLYKQERMGLDGKPFTIVKFRSMYHDAEKESGPVWATSNDPRRTPIGRVLRRFSLDELPQFVNVLKGEMSLVGPRPERPSFVKEFKERIPQYMLRHKVKSGMTGWAQINGWRGDTSLEKRIEHDLYYIQNWSLGLDLKILWRTWRAVLQKHAY
- a CDS encoding UDP-glucuronic acid decarboxylase family protein yields the protein MTRTLITGAAGFIGSHLVDYLLTQGHEVIGMDNFITGDRANLAHVTHPKFTLIEHDVTQEIRVEGPLDNILHFASPASPIDYLELPIQTLKVGSIGTHKSLGLAKAKNATYLLASTSEVYGDPLIHPQTEDYWGNVNPIGPRGVYDEAKRFAEAMSIAYHRYHGVDVKIARIFNTYGPRMRVRDGRAIPAFISQALAGEPLTVFGEGKQTRSFCYVSDLVEGLIALLRSSYNEPVNLGNPSEMTILELAQKIKEKTASMSNIVYRPLPVDDPKVRQPDISLARRLLGWNPRVRLDDGLAETIDYFRKKLPA
- a CDS encoding TAXI family TRAP transporter solute-binding subunit, coding for MLRALWPLALLRLAHPLAATEAQTLSIATGNPSGLYYPLGGGLASVWSKHVPGVNIKAEVTAGSVTNLIQVAKLESDIGLAQGDSVADAVRGANAFPKPLPLAVLAKMYPNVVHLVTVEGSGVDSVSDLLGKKVSVGPPGSGNAVTAWNILDAVGIGEDEFVVRQLNYAETANGLKDGVIDAGFIAGGVGIAAIVELAAARDIALVPFTDEEMATISARIPAYSSFSVPRGVYRGVNEPVQTPTLWNFLVVHQSMDEETAYRLVRAIFDHRSVLESISQVARFIVPETAADVGDLPLHPGARRYYDEVLHDRVRGR
- a CDS encoding TRAP transporter fused permease subunit, whose translation is MTRYSTIASAAAENRSASPFAGVTGKLIFLGAAALSVFQLWQSVTGSMAATVLRPVHLAWVMVLIFLSRPRGRTTAERVIDVTLCLASLYCGYVIAAFDYRGIDHILYGLSGHDFAVGATFMLLLFEATRRTVGWAMVAIAGLFVLYNAFGNLLPDVIANRGFTFERIVRFEVFTGAGLFGTPLGIAISTVFVFVVFGAFLEVTGAGRFFIDLAFAAAGRYRGGPAKASVLASAAMGSISGSAIANTVTTGSLTIPMMKKLGYRADQAAGIEAAASTGGQIMPPIMGAGAFIMAEFTGTPYDDIVVVSIAPALLYFVCTLGFVHLIAVKRNLSPMSDLPSLRATLRDGFHFLLPLGLVTTLLLMNYSPPLVGTVGCIAVITTGALHPRTRIDWRVLLEALARGALLALPISTACATAGIVVGVIGQTGLGLQFTESVVELASGELWLALLLVASAALVLGMGLPVTAAYIVISVMAAPALGDMGLPLLVAHMIVFWLSQTSNVTPPIALAAFAGAGIAGAPPLSAAVEAMKLAAGFFIIPVMMAYSSLLFLDGVSLLEGVASIGLTLALIGCVTVMVEGYALARLRTLERLGFMLAASMIVYPATISRLAGIGLALGTLAVHWTRLRAHPPARARSILADDE
- a CDS encoding aminopeptidase P N-terminal domain-containing protein, yielding MTQVYRRRRQKILNRLGDGLLVLPTAPLRLRNGDVYHAYRPDSTFYYLTGFGEPEAVLVARRIDGRDHRATLFLRPRDPSREAWDGPRLGPRRAVARLGVDEAHPIEALYERLEEMLLEEERLFYTLGSDETMDRSLFRVFERNAVARFRGNPAAHPAIEDPRPVIAVERLLKDAQEIALLQRAAEIAAAGHRRAMRAARPGMMEYELQAEIEAEFRRRGSPRNGYESIIASGANACTLHYVSNDRRMRAGDLVLVDAGAEANLYTADITRTFPVSGRFSDGQAAVYRIVLRAQKAAIRAVRPGRPWDAPHRAAINEIVRGLVGLGVLRGNRKSLIEKQRYRRWFMHGTSHWLGMDVHDVGGYQDVNGKPRVLKPGMVLTIEPGLYFAARDRSVPRAYRGIGVRIEDDVLVTRTGSRVLTKDAPKEIAEIEALCQS